Proteins co-encoded in one Papaver somniferum cultivar HN1 chromosome 5, ASM357369v1, whole genome shotgun sequence genomic window:
- the LOC113277805 gene encoding 40S ribosomal protein S11-1 has product MAEQTEKAFLKQPKVFICSKVSGKGKRPGKGGNRFYKNVGLGFKTPREAIEGTYIDKKCPFTGDVSIRGRILAGTCHSAKMVRTIIVRRNYLHYVKKYQRYEKRHSNIPAHISPCFRVKEGDHVIIGQCRPLSKTVRFNVLKVIPAGSSTGSGKKAFTAM; this is encoded by the exons ATGGCAGAACAG ACTGAGAAGGCTTTTCTCAAGCAACCCAAGGTATTTATATG CTCAAAAGTATCAGGAAAGGGCAAGAGGCCAGGGAAAGGTGGAAACCGTTTCTATAAGAATGTTGGATTAGGATTTAAGACACCCAGAGAAGCAATTGAAG GTACATATATTGATAAGAAATGTCCATTTACTGGCGATGTTTCTATCAGAGGTCGTATTCTAGCTGGTACCTGTCACAGTGCCAAGATGGTGAGGACCATTATTGTCCGCCGTAATTACCTGCACTATGTCAAGAAATACCAGAG ATACGAGAAGAGGCATTCTAACATACCCGCACATATTTCCCCATGCTTCCGTGTCAAGGAAGGAGATCATGTTATCATTGGTCAATGCAG ACCATTATCGAAGACAGTGAGGTTTAACGTATTGAAGGTCATCCCAGCAGGGTCTTCAACTGGTAGTGGAAAGAAGGCCTTTACAGCAATGTGA